The genomic segment ATCATGAAGTAAAATTAACAAATCCTGATTTACAAGATATGTTAGGGCAAGATTACCCATTAGAAAAAAATACAGAGATTATGGATAAAAATTTTGATCCTGGTAGAGCTAGGCATTATGAGTTATTAAGCGAAGTCTATGGAAATTCTAAGGGAGCAATTGAAAAAAACTTAGCTAGTTTAAAGTATGGATATACTAATTATCAATTCAATAAGCAAAATAATGCTAATGCGTCTTTAGAAGCAGCTTTAAAAGAATTAATGCCTTTAGCAAAATCAAGATCAGATATAGGCAGTATACTTTACCCTGCCAGTGGAACATTTAATTATAGAGTTATATCTGGAACTGGAAGGCTAAGCCCACATTCATATGGAATCGCAATTGATCTTAAAAGTGATAAGAGGGATTATTGGAAGTGGAGTTCAGAAAAGGCTGGAAAGGAAAGACTCTCTGATTACCCTAAAGAACTAGTGGAAGCATTTGAAAAGAATAATTTCGTGTGGGGAGGAAAATGGGGGCATTTTGATATATTGCATTTTGAATATAGACCAGAAATAATATTAAAAGCTAGATATTTTGCTAATTGGAATAACAATGATGAATGGTTCAAAGGTGTTCCTCTAAACGAAGAAACTAATAAGTATATTGAAATAATTAACAATAAATTGTAATAGAATGACTTAATTTAGAAAGGGGTATTATAGATGCGACTCTCTAAAATCAAAAAAAACCGGTCAAAATTTATAATCATCTTAGTATTCATTGTATTTCTATCATTGATTACTAGTGATAAAAGTAGCATTGTATTTGCTGATGCTAGTACCGATAATGAAGTGAAAAGTATCGTAGAAAATATATTTGCAATAAAAAATAAAGCTATACTTAGTAAAGATTTGGATTCAATTAAATCTTTATATGCTACTGATACTAGATATGGTCAATGGGCATATGAATATGAAGAAAAAAAGGTTAAATATATTAATAATTGGGCAGAAAAGCAGGGAATACAATTTGTTGATATCATTCCCAAGGTAGTAATTAAAAAATCTAAAATTGGAGACAATAAATGTTCTTTTAGTTTAATTTGTAATACGGAGTATAAGTACATATATCCGGATCAGCCTGAAGCTATAAATAGTTCAAGAATGGGGACGTATCATTCTTTTCAATTAAGTAAGAGGGATAAAAATTGGATAATAACAAAGGAGTGGTATACAGATCCATTTGCTGATTCATTAAGTTTAGAAAATATTAAAGCAGATGAGATTAAGCAATATATATCGTCACAGCCACCTAGAGATATTTCAAATATCAATGAAAAAAGAAAAGGCGCAAAGGAATATGCAGAAAGATACTGTGGAGCAGCAACAATTGAGGAGTATGGTTTTAAGTATAATAATAAATATAGAGATTTTAATCCAGAGGGTGGAGATTGTGCAAATTTTGCGTCACAAATACTACGCGAAGGAGGGAAATTCAAGGAAAATTCTACATGGAACTATGACAAAGGAAGTGCAACAGGTCCTTGGGTAAATGCCGGTAAGTTTACTCATTATATGATTAATAGCGGAAGAGCATCGGTAATTGCTAGAGGAAGTTATGAAAAGGTATATAAGGCTTCTTATAAATTACTTCCCGGAGATTTCATTGCATATGAAAAGAAAGGTGATATAACCCATGTATCGACAGTTACAGGAGTCGATTCTAAAGGATATTCTTTAGTAACATGTCATAATACGGATAGAAATAATGTTCCATGGGATTTAGGATGGAGTGATAAAAAAATTAAGTTTTGGCTTATTAGAGTTCATTACTAAATAAAATTTGCCTTAAGGGGTAATTAAATGCACTTTAAGGCTTTATTTAAAATTTAAAGAACAAAATGTGGTGAATGTATCTATAATGATTAATGAAATTTACCTCATGACGAAAGTAAAAAGTTTAATAATTACATAATTAATCAGTATTAATTATGTAATTAATACTAGTTAATTCAGCTATCACAACAAGTTTATTGAAATAATCATATTATAATATATATATTGCAAAAATAATTTTCCATTATAATCCTGAAAGCATTGCGAGAATCTTAGCCCTAATTGTGAACTGTGAAATGCGCATTGTGAATTGCAATATAATATAGTTTTATATAATCAAATTATTATAGTATAATACAAATCAGATATTAATCATTAAGGGGGGGACTAGTAAGAAATATAGTTGTATTCTTACTAAAGTAGAATGAAACAAGTAGTATTAAATAAAAAAGATAAAAGTGTTGTACAAGCTCAGTTGAAATTATTGGATATAAGCTATATCGATAAAATTATGAAATTACAAGAGGATGTATATACAAGATTAGAAAACAAAGAATTTTTTGTATGCTCAGATAAAAAAGAATTTGAAACGGCTATAAATGAAAAAGGTCTAGTTTTGGGTTGTGTTTCATTAGATGAAGATGAGCTAATTGCTATAGGAGCATATATTGAATATGGATACGATGAACATAATTATGGACATGATATAAAAATTCAAGGGGAAGAACTTCTTAAGGTGGGACAGATTGAATCGACCATGGTTTTGGATGATTATAGAGGAAATAAACTTCAAAAGATAATATGTGAATCTCTTGAAGAAATAAGCAAAAAAGCAGGAATGAATTGTATTTGTGCAACAGTTTTTCCAGATAATAAATATAGTTTGAATACATTTAAAAAACTTGGGTATAATGTTATGGAAGATAAATTAAAATATGGTGGATTAAGAAGATTTGTTCTAATGAAAGAATTAAAATAATAAACTCTAAGCATTGTGAAGGAGTAATTTATATCAATATGTATTGTAAGAAAATTATTCATAAAAAAGTTTAATTTGAAATTTTATTAACAAACTTTTAAAAAAAGTATTGATTTATAAATTATTTTGCAATATAATGAATTCCATAAAGCAAATGTGCTTGTAATTAATAAAGAAATTAATTTTTGAGAAATTAAAATTTATATATGCAATGATGAAGAAAAGTAAATTCAAATAGATGATTTTTAGAGAGTGGATGATGGTGAGATATCCGCATGAGTCTTGAATCGAAGAACACTTCGGAGCTATTAACCGAAATTTTAGATTAAAAGAGTAGGCTTAATCGGGTCCATACCGTTAAAAGTGGAGAGTATAAAATAATTATGTTTTGTACTTCATTGAGGTGAGTTTTTTATAAACTAACTAGGGTGGTACCGCGAGTCAATCTCGTCCCTATGCATTATGCATAGGGACGAGATTTTTTTATTCTTTAGGAATTTATATTTCAGTAAAATCTGTAGATAACTTAAAAAAGGTTGATTGAATAGTATTTGTATTTAAAAAAGAATAAAAAAAAAATCTTATTCGCCTGCCAAATTTTTCTCACATGCGTTCGAAAAGGCAGATGCGTGAAAAAAATCTCCGGCTCCATAGTCGCCTACGATTTTTTTGTTATAAATTTTAATTAAAATAAAAATATTTATTTTTACAAAATATCTATAAAAATCTTATGTAAAAATAATCAATATATGGGAAAAGGAGCAATAATCATGAAAAGAATATTTATTAAAGATTTAGCAGTTAACGGGGAAGAAACAGTATTACTTAAGGGATGGGTTCATAAAATTCGTGATCTTTCACATGTTTCATTTATCTTACTTAGAGATAAATCTGGGATAATTCAATTAGTATGTACTAAGGAACAAATTAAAGGTTTAAGACTTGAAAATGCAGTAGAAGTAACTGGAATAGTTCGTGAAAATGAAAAGGCTCCAAAAGGTATGGAAATTGAAGTATCAGATATTAAAATAGCAGGAACTGTATATTATGATAAATTACCATTTGAAATTCAAAGCTATAAAGAAAAAGCTGCACTTGAAACTCAATTGGATTATAGAACAATAAGTCTTAGAATTCCTAAGAAGAAAGCAATTTTTAAAGTTCAAAATGAAATTGAAGAAGCATTTAGAATGTTCTTCAAGAGTAATGATTTTGAAGAAATCCATACTCCAAAGATAACTCATTCCGGAACAGAAGGTGGATCTGAAATGTTTACTGTTAATTACTTTAACAGAAGAGCTTTCCTTGCACAAAGTCCTCAATTCTGGAAGCAAATGATGGTTGGAGCAGGTTTTGAAAGAGTATTTGAAGTTGGTTATGCATATAGAGCAGAACTTCACAACACTTGGAGACATTTAAATGAGTATGTTAGTTTAGACGTTGAAATGGGCTTTATAAAAGACGAAACTGATCTTATGGAAATGGAAGAAAACTTTATAAGATATTTATATAAGCATTTAAATGAAAAATGTGCTGAAGAATTGAAATTATTTGATGTGGTTCTTCCAGAAGAAATTAATATACCAAGAATTCCACTTGCTAAAGCTCAAGAAATTTTATTAACAGAATTTAATAAAAAATCTCCAGTTGGAAATATTGATAATGAGGGTGAGGCACTATTCCATAAATATGTTAAAGAAAAATATAATAGTGACTATGTATTCCTAACAGAGTATCCAACAGCTAAGAGACCAATGTATGCTATGGAATGTGAAGAAAATAGAGAAATGACAAAGAGTTTTGACTTAATCTTTAAAGGTGTTGAAATTACAACTGGTGGCCAAAGAATACATGATTATGAAATGCTAAAAGCTAAAATGTTAAGATTAGGATTAAAGCTTGAAGATTTTGCTTTCTATTTAGATACATTTAAGTATGGAATGCCACCTCATGGAGGATTTGCAATAGGTCTTGAAAGAATTACAATGCAAATATTAAACCTTGGAAATATAAGAGAAGCATCATTATTCCCAAGAGACATGAAGAGATTAACACCGTAATTAGAGAACACAAAAGTGAGAATCCAAATCTTGTATTTGGTTACTCGAACTTTCTCTGTGAGCATCTATGATTTGATGATAATCGCTTACTCTGTGAGTACTCAGTGAGCGAATGCGAGTCGAGTTTCCTTTAAAATGAATTATTCAATAGAAACCTAGAAAAGTTTCTATTGAATAAAGCTAATTAGTTTATGCAAAGTTAATGAATTTTAACATAGTGCTTTAAAAACAGCATTACAATGATAAAAATTTGATGAGGTGAAATTAATGAAAGTAAGTATTGATGAAGTAAAATATATAGCAAAGCTTTCTAAATTAAGATTTTCTGATGAAGAAGCTGCTGAATTTGCAAAAGAATTTGAAAATATTTTAGAGCATTTTCAATATTTAAATGAATTAGATTTAGATATTAAAGAAGATATAGATAACAAAGCAGAATTAAAGCCAGTAGTGAGAAAAGATGAAGTTAAGCAATTTGAATGTAAAGATTTATTTAGAAATGTTAAAGACATGCAAGAGACTTATATTAAAGTACCAAAGATTATTGAATAGGGTGGTGACTAGATAATGCAAATGAATATTAAAGAAATGGTAGAAAAAATTAAAAGTGGAGAATTAACTAGTGAAGCACTAGTTCAATCATATATCGAAGAAATTACAAAAAACGAAGGGACTATAAATGCATTTTTAACTCTTACTTGTGATGAAGCATTGGCTAAAGCTAAAGAAATAGATGCTAAAATAAAAGCTGGTGAATCTCTAGGAAGACTTGCAGGTATCCCAGTAGCAATAAAAGATAACATTTGTACAGAAGGAGTTAATACTACTTGTGCATCAAAAATGCTTGAAGATTTTATTCCTCCATATGATGCAACTGTAATAAAAAAATTATTAGCTGAAGATGCAATAATTATTGGTAAAACAAACATGGATGAATTTGCAATGGGGTCTTCAAATGAGAACTCAGCATTTAAAAAGACTTTAAATCCAAGGGATATAACTAGAGTTCCGGGAGGATCATCAGGTGGATCAGCAGCAGCAGTTGCAGCAAAATTCGCACCAGTATCGTTAGGATCTGATACAGGTGGATCTATAAGACAGCCAGCAGCATTTTGTGGTGTTGTAGGATTAAAGCCTACATATGGATTAGTTTCTAGATTTGGACTTATTGCTTTTGGTTCATCATTAGATCAAATTGGACCATTTTCTAATTCAGTAGAAGACAGTGCCTATATTTTAAATATAATTTCTGGAACTGATGAATATGATTCTACAAGTATAAGAGATTTAAAAGAAATAGATTATACTGCTGGTCTTCAAGATGGAATTAAGGGAATGAAAATCGGTGTCCCAGAAGAATTCTTTGGTGAAGGCTTAGATGAAGAAATTAAGGAATCAGTAAAAAATAGTTTAGATAAATTAAAAGAATTAGGAGCAGAAGTTGAAACATTTTCTCTTCCTATAATTAAGGAAGGATTAGCAGCTTATTATATAATGTCATCTGCTGAAGCAAGTACTAATTTAGATAGATATGATGGAATAAGATATGGTTATAAAACTCCAAATTACACAAATCTAGATGAATTAGTTGAAAACAGTAGAACTGAAGGTTTTGGAGCGGAAGTAAAGAGAAGAATAATGCTTGGAACATATGCACTTGCTTCTGGATATTATGATGCTTATTATAAAAAAGCAGATGCTTTTAGAAGAAAATTAAGATATGATCTTAAAAAGACTTTTGAAAAATATGATTTAATAGTAGGACCAGTTTCACCTGTATTGCCTTTTAAAATTGGTGAAAAAAAGGCTGATCCATTAGCAATGTACTTAGCTGATATTTACACTATTAATGTTAATTTAGCTGGAAATCCAGCAATATCAATTCCAGCAGGAAAGAGCAAAGAAGGCTTACCAATTGGAATTCAATTAATGGGTGATATGTTATGCGAAGAAAAAATATTCAAAGCTGCATATAGCTTAGAACAAGCTTTAGCTATTGAATTATAGGAGGGGAATTACGATGAATTTTGAAACAGTAATAGGACTTGAAATACATGCAGAATTAAAATCGAAGACAAAAATCTTCTGCTCTTGTTCAACTAAATTTGGAGCAGAACCTAATGCAAACACATGTCCAATATGCACAGGGGTTCCTGGAACACTTCCAGTGCTTAATGAAGAAGTTGTAAATTTAGCAATAAAAGCAGGAACTGCACTAGGATGTACAATAAATAAATATAACAAAATGGATAGAAAAAATTATTTTTATCCCGATCTTCCTAAAAATTATCAAACTTCACAATTTGATTTACCAATCTGTTCAGGTGGACTTGTAGAATTTGAACATGAAGGAAAGCAAGTAAAAGTTAGATTAAATAGAATTCACATAGAAGAAGATGCTGGAAAGCTAGTTCACGTAGAAGGAGAACCAATTTCTTTAGTAGACTATAACAGAGTTGGTGTTCCTCTAGCAGAAATAGTTACAGAACCAGATATGAGAAGTGTTAGTGAAGCTGTAGCGTTCATGAAAAAGCTTAAATCAATCTTAGAGTATGGTGAAATTTCTGATTGCCGTATGGAACAAGGGTCATTAAGATGCGATGCTAATATTTCATTAAGACCAGTTGGGCAAAAGGAATATGGAACTAAGGTAGAGCTTAAAAATATCAACTCATTTAGAGAACTTCAAAAAGCTTTAGAAAAAGAAGAAAGAAGACAAAGAGAACTTTACACTTATGGAGAAGGCCATAAGGTAGTTCAAGAAACTAGAAGATGGGATGCTGCAAAAGGTAAAACAATCCCTATGAGATCTAAAGAAGAAGCAGAT from the Clostridium beijerinckii genome contains:
- a CDS encoding M15 family metallopeptidase — translated: MRKISNFIICFFIIFSIPIDSKASEDRDYKTEMKQDILILMLSYPQYIVDVEKKSDDEVYIIMKSGKKIIYDDKKEKNHEVKLTNPDLQDMLGQDYPLEKNTEIMDKNFDPGRARHYELLSEVYGNSKGAIEKNLASLKYGYTNYQFNKQNNANASLEAALKELMPLAKSRSDIGSILYPASGTFNYRVISGTGRLSPHSYGIAIDLKSDKRDYWKWSSEKAGKERLSDYPKELVEAFEKNNFVWGGKWGHFDILHFEYRPEIILKARYFANWNNNDEWFKGVPLNEETNKYIEIINNKL
- a CDS encoding amidase domain-containing protein — encoded protein: MRLSKIKKNRSKFIIILVFIVFLSLITSDKSSIVFADASTDNEVKSIVENIFAIKNKAILSKDLDSIKSLYATDTRYGQWAYEYEEKKVKYINNWAEKQGIQFVDIIPKVVIKKSKIGDNKCSFSLICNTEYKYIYPDQPEAINSSRMGTYHSFQLSKRDKNWIITKEWYTDPFADSLSLENIKADEIKQYISSQPPRDISNINEKRKGAKEYAERYCGAATIEEYGFKYNNKYRDFNPEGGDCANFASQILREGGKFKENSTWNYDKGSATGPWVNAGKFTHYMINSGRASVIARGSYEKVYKASYKLLPGDFIAYEKKGDITHVSTVTGVDSKGYSLVTCHNTDRNNVPWDLGWSDKKIKFWLIRVHY
- a CDS encoding GNAT family N-acetyltransferase; translated protein: MKQVVLNKKDKSVVQAQLKLLDISYIDKIMKLQEDVYTRLENKEFFVCSDKKEFETAINEKGLVLGCVSLDEDELIAIGAYIEYGYDEHNYGHDIKIQGEELLKVGQIESTMVLDDYRGNKLQKIICESLEEISKKAGMNCICATVFPDNKYSLNTFKKLGYNVMEDKLKYGGLRRFVLMKELK
- the aspS gene encoding aspartate--tRNA(Asn) ligase, which produces MKRIFIKDLAVNGEETVLLKGWVHKIRDLSHVSFILLRDKSGIIQLVCTKEQIKGLRLENAVEVTGIVRENEKAPKGMEIEVSDIKIAGTVYYDKLPFEIQSYKEKAALETQLDYRTISLRIPKKKAIFKVQNEIEEAFRMFFKSNDFEEIHTPKITHSGTEGGSEMFTVNYFNRRAFLAQSPQFWKQMMVGAGFERVFEVGYAYRAELHNTWRHLNEYVSLDVEMGFIKDETDLMEMEENFIRYLYKHLNEKCAEELKLFDVVLPEEINIPRIPLAKAQEILLTEFNKKSPVGNIDNEGEALFHKYVKEKYNSDYVFLTEYPTAKRPMYAMECEENREMTKSFDLIFKGVEITTGGQRIHDYEMLKAKMLRLGLKLEDFAFYLDTFKYGMPPHGGFAIGLERITMQILNLGNIREASLFPRDMKRLTP
- the gatC gene encoding Asp-tRNA(Asn)/Glu-tRNA(Gln) amidotransferase subunit GatC, producing the protein MKVSIDEVKYIAKLSKLRFSDEEAAEFAKEFENILEHFQYLNELDLDIKEDIDNKAELKPVVRKDEVKQFECKDLFRNVKDMQETYIKVPKIIE
- the gatA gene encoding Asp-tRNA(Asn)/Glu-tRNA(Gln) amidotransferase subunit GatA, which translates into the protein MQMNIKEMVEKIKSGELTSEALVQSYIEEITKNEGTINAFLTLTCDEALAKAKEIDAKIKAGESLGRLAGIPVAIKDNICTEGVNTTCASKMLEDFIPPYDATVIKKLLAEDAIIIGKTNMDEFAMGSSNENSAFKKTLNPRDITRVPGGSSGGSAAAVAAKFAPVSLGSDTGGSIRQPAAFCGVVGLKPTYGLVSRFGLIAFGSSLDQIGPFSNSVEDSAYILNIISGTDEYDSTSIRDLKEIDYTAGLQDGIKGMKIGVPEEFFGEGLDEEIKESVKNSLDKLKELGAEVETFSLPIIKEGLAAYYIMSSAEASTNLDRYDGIRYGYKTPNYTNLDELVENSRTEGFGAEVKRRIMLGTYALASGYYDAYYKKADAFRRKLRYDLKKTFEKYDLIVGPVSPVLPFKIGEKKADPLAMYLADIYTINVNLAGNPAISIPAGKSKEGLPIGIQLMGDMLCEEKIFKAAYSLEQALAIEL
- the gatB gene encoding Asp-tRNA(Asn)/Glu-tRNA(Gln) amidotransferase subunit GatB — translated: MNFETVIGLEIHAELKSKTKIFCSCSTKFGAEPNANTCPICTGVPGTLPVLNEEVVNLAIKAGTALGCTINKYNKMDRKNYFYPDLPKNYQTSQFDLPICSGGLVEFEHEGKQVKVRLNRIHIEEDAGKLVHVEGEPISLVDYNRVGVPLAEIVTEPDMRSVSEAVAFMKKLKSILEYGEISDCRMEQGSLRCDANISLRPVGQKEYGTKVELKNINSFRELQKALEKEERRQRELYTYGEGHKVVQETRRWDAAKGKTIPMRSKEEADDYRYVVEPDLPPIIIYDEQIETITKSLPEMPDEKKERFLTAYELTEKEVDILIGDKGLATFFENVVSLGATPKIASNWILGDILRILNDKKIESEDMTLEAENFAKLLKVVEEGKISNNVGREVLDEIFDENKDPMKMIEEKGLMQISSSDELEKIVDEVIANNPQSVEDFKAGKTQSAGFLMGQVMKLSKGKANPKVAKELVDKKLSEI